The region TCCGCGCTGGTAGCCGGCGCGGACCGCGTCGGCCACGTCGTCGAGCAGGTCCACGTCGACCAGGCCGTCGAAGAAGGTGTCCAGGATCAGGTTGGCGGCGTCCTCACCGATCGGGCCCGGCCCGACGAAGGTCCAGTCGAGCAGCACCGGCCCACTCTCGTCCACGATGAGGTTCATCGGCCACACGTCATGGTGGCCCAGCGTCCGGGGCAGCGCGTCGGTGGCGGCGAGTACGTCGTACCGCCGTTCCCACAGCGACCGCAACCCCGCGCGCAGGTCCTCGGGCCAGGTCTGCACCGCCACCGGATGGTCCCAGTCCACCGTCTCCGGCACCGGCCGCGACGTCGTGTACGCCCGCAGCCAGTCCCGCGACAGCCACTCCGCCCCCGTCTCCCGCCCCAGCCAGGCCGAGTGGGCGACCCCCAGCCGGTAGCCGAACTCGCCCAACTGCTCCGGTGAGCACCCCATGCCGGGCCGCCCGGGTACGTCCGCCAGCCACAGCGCCACCGACCCGTCGGCCCGGTCGACGGAGTCGAGCAGCACCGGCGCCCGGATCCCGGCCACCGCGTACGCCTCCGTTGCCAGCCCGGTCCGGTAGGCGAGCACCTCCCGCTGCCAGTAGTTCCAGTGAGCCGGGTCGGTGCTGGTCGCCCAGTGCGGGGGATGGTCGTCGCGCCGGTTCGGGGTGGCGATCTTGAGGATTGCCGAGCCGGTGTCGCGTTGGACCCGCCAGATGCCGCCGGTGGCCGCGTTGAACGG is a window of Micromonospora sp. NBC_01699 DNA encoding:
- a CDS encoding phosphotransferase, with protein sequence MSLAEVVAGLRAVLEQVARQRADLIRDGWSVEALGHNPFNAATGGIWRVQRDTGSAILKIATPNRRDDHPPHWATSTDPAHWNYWQREVLAYRTGLATEAYAVAGIRAPVLLDSVDRADGSVALWLADVPGRPGMGCSPEQLGEFGYRLGVAHSAWLGRETGAEWLSRDWLRAYTTSRPVPETVDWDHPVAVQTWPEDLRAGLRSLWERRYDVLAATDALPRTLGHHDVWPMNLIVDESGPVLLDWTFVGPGPIGEDAANLILDTFFDGLVDVDLLDDVADAVRAGYQRGLAPAVDAAEVRRAIMLGAAAKYFWLAPGMLAALHRHNPDRSQQYDSRDDLAMFDGRRRVLELLVDWFRLALE